Proteins encoded together in one Chitinophaga sp. LS1 window:
- a CDS encoding BON domain-containing protein — MRSDYILQQNILDEFLWEPSLEAAEIGVSVKNGIVTLSGTVDSFSKKNSAERAVKRIKDVKAVAMAIEVVYPSSSRKTDAEIAKAAVDALAWNSLVPKDQVRIEVENGYITLEGEVEWQYQRNAAKDVVKDLQGVKGIANLIVVKPISSFFLVKNNILKALHRMANIDAHNIQVLTLDNTIILNGTVRSWRELEQVEHVVWSTPGVSAVINDLEVEYYDTAAIR; from the coding sequence GTGAGAAGTGATTATATATTGCAACAAAATATCCTGGATGAATTTTTGTGGGAACCATCCCTGGAAGCTGCTGAAATAGGGGTGTCTGTTAAAAATGGAATTGTAACCTTAAGCGGTACAGTGGATAGTTTCAGTAAAAAGAACTCAGCAGAACGTGCGGTTAAAAGAATTAAGGATGTTAAGGCCGTAGCAATGGCTATAGAAGTAGTTTATCCCAGCAGTAGCAGGAAAACAGACGCTGAGATTGCAAAGGCTGCTGTAGATGCATTGGCATGGAACAGCCTGGTTCCAAAAGATCAGGTCCGCATTGAAGTAGAAAATGGATATATCACCCTGGAAGGGGAAGTAGAATGGCAATATCAGCGGAATGCTGCAAAAGATGTTGTTAAAGACCTGCAGGGAGTGAAAGGGATTGCTAATTTGATTGTTGTAAAACCAATATCGTCTTTTTTCCTGGTAAAGAACAATATTTTAAAAGCATTGCACCGGATGGCCAATATTGACGCCCACAATATTCAGGTTTTAACCCTGGATAATACGATCATCCTCAATGGAACAGTGCGCTCCTGGCGGGAGCTGGAACAGGTAGAACATGTAGTTTGGTCTACTCCTGGAGTTTCAGCTGTTATCAATGATCTAGAAGTAGAGTATTATGATACCGCTGCGATCAGATAA
- a CDS encoding pyridoxamine 5'-phosphate oxidase family protein: MIGKLSDQQMHTILQQNMMGRIGCSSNSRVLVVPVCYAYNGKAIIAHSAEGMKINMMRNNPEVCFEVDVINSITNWQSVIIWGQYQEILDEKERFYSIKYLMSRLLQFTEAEKVHHSTAIVGEEENGHFNANIRPVVYRISIEEMTGRFEQGD; the protein is encoded by the coding sequence ATGATAGGAAAATTGTCAGATCAGCAAATGCACACCATCCTGCAGCAGAACATGATGGGGCGTATAGGTTGCAGCAGCAATTCAAGGGTTTTGGTGGTTCCTGTATGTTATGCTTACAATGGGAAGGCCATCATAGCCCATTCTGCAGAGGGGATGAAGATTAATATGATGCGTAATAATCCGGAGGTTTGTTTTGAGGTAGATGTGATAAACAGTATAACCAATTGGCAGAGCGTTATTATTTGGGGGCAGTACCAGGAAATCCTCGATGAAAAAGAAAGGTTTTATTCAATCAAGTACCTTATGAGCAGGTTATTACAATTTACCGAAGCCGAAAAGGTACATCATAGTACGGCAATCGTCGGAGAGGAAGAAAACGGTCATTTTAATGCTAATATCCGGCCAGTGGTTTATCGCATCTCAATTGAAGAAATGACTGGCAGATTTGAGCAGGGAGATTGA
- a CDS encoding response regulator: MEKEANKVVFLIDDDSDDQEILIDAIHQINPGIMMEVFKNGRDFMNRVDMDNCSDSPSLIILDYNMPYYSGAEVLKKLNDHHRLPGIPKIIWSTACDYITRNDCITNGATNYYEKPDNYSGYCQVAANMLGYII; encoded by the coding sequence ATGGAAAAAGAAGCTAACAAGGTTGTTTTTCTGATCGATGATGATTCAGATGACCAGGAAATTCTGATAGACGCAATTCATCAGATAAATCCCGGTATCATGATGGAGGTATTTAAAAATGGAAGAGATTTCATGAACCGTGTAGATATGGATAACTGTTCGGACAGCCCTTCACTCATCATTCTTGATTACAACATGCCTTATTATTCGGGTGCTGAGGTATTAAAAAAACTGAATGACCATCATCGGCTGCCGGGGATACCTAAAATCATATGGAGCACGGCCTGCGACTATATTACCAGGAACGATTGCATCACCAATGGTGCAACTAATTATTATGAGAAACCAGATAACTACTCAGGATATTGTCAGGTAGCTGCCAATATGCTGGGGTATATTATATAA
- a CDS encoding polysaccharide deacetylase family protein yields MGYTIIYMLLSYCLQYQQVPILCYHNISKADDGKEDLLHISEKHFQQQMQYLYNNGYTAITPDGLYAHMNGGAPLPSKSIMITFDDSHETHYSLAVPVLNQFHFRGVFFIMTVCLNKTGWLTASEIRDMSDQGHIIACHTWDHTNLALHPSYNVNEQIVKPKALLEKITGTSVCYFAFPYGEWNEQAIKDLKQANYIGAFQLASHQQSTDPNFTVRRIMVSGKWTAVQLKEAIDKAFILP; encoded by the coding sequence ATGGGATATACGATCATATACATGTTATTGTCATACTGCCTGCAGTACCAGCAGGTACCTATCCTTTGTTATCATAATATCAGTAAGGCTGATGATGGTAAAGAAGATCTTTTACATATCAGTGAAAAACATTTTCAGCAACAAATGCAATACCTGTATAATAACGGATATACTGCCATTACCCCCGACGGGTTATATGCCCACATGAACGGAGGCGCTCCCCTGCCGTCCAAATCAATCATGATCACCTTTGATGACAGCCATGAAACACATTACAGTCTGGCGGTACCAGTATTGAACCAATTCCATTTCAGGGGCGTGTTTTTCATTATGACCGTCTGCCTGAATAAAACAGGGTGGCTTACCGCCTCTGAAATCCGGGACATGTCGGACCAGGGACATATTATCGCCTGCCATACCTGGGATCATACCAACCTGGCCTTACATCCCTCCTATAATGTAAATGAGCAAATAGTAAAACCCAAAGCACTTCTAGAAAAAATAACCGGCACATCTGTCTGCTATTTTGCATTTCCGTATGGCGAGTGGAATGAACAGGCTATCAAAGACCTGAAACAGGCTAATTATATCGGCGCCTTCCAGCTGGCTAGTCATCAGCAATCTACGGATCCCAACTTCACCGTCAGGCGTATAATGGTATCCGGTAAATGGACTGCAGTCCAATTGAAAGAAGCAATAGATAAAGCATTTATTCTTCCTTAA
- a CDS encoding aldo/keto reductase — MLQLSEVIMGTSGLGNLYQELSQPTKTAIVKEFITHSAAPPAFDSAGKYGAGLALECLGQALHELAVSPDDVIISNKLGWLRVPLEHAEPTFEPGVWKNLQYDAIQRIGYEGIMECYEQGNQLLGNYKANFVSVHDPDEYLAKAIDKSHEENLYNDILLAYKALNDLKKIGQVRAIGVGAKDWRFIKRLSGDVQLDWVMFANSYTIYDHPVELALLMHDLQSRGIFVINSAVFNGGFLTGGDYYNYKPVDKEDEYGQALLTWRARFFAVCSKYDLSPATACIRFGLSAPGVKSIALNTSRPEQVAKNLMMTKAEIPQAFWKEILLL; from the coding sequence ATGCTTCAACTGTCAGAAGTCATAATGGGGACCAGTGGCCTTGGAAATTTATACCAGGAATTGTCCCAACCAACAAAGACTGCAATTGTAAAGGAATTTATCACACATTCAGCAGCTCCACCTGCATTTGATTCTGCCGGGAAATATGGCGCCGGGCTTGCACTTGAATGCCTTGGTCAGGCACTTCATGAATTAGCGGTTTCTCCGGATGATGTCATTATCAGCAACAAACTGGGATGGTTAAGAGTTCCATTGGAACATGCTGAACCTACCTTTGAACCAGGTGTATGGAAAAATCTTCAATATGATGCCATACAACGGATAGGGTATGAAGGTATAATGGAGTGTTATGAACAGGGTAACCAACTGTTGGGAAATTACAAAGCCAATTTTGTTTCCGTTCATGATCCAGATGAGTATTTGGCTAAGGCTATCGACAAATCACATGAAGAAAATCTTTATAACGATATTTTATTAGCCTATAAAGCATTGAATGATTTGAAAAAGATTGGCCAGGTAAGGGCGATAGGTGTTGGCGCAAAGGATTGGCGGTTTATAAAGCGCTTATCAGGTGATGTGCAATTGGATTGGGTGATGTTTGCAAACAGTTATACTATATATGATCATCCTGTTGAACTGGCCCTTTTAATGCATGATCTTCAAAGCCGTGGGATATTTGTAATTAATTCTGCTGTGTTTAATGGAGGATTTTTGACAGGAGGAGATTATTACAATTATAAACCCGTAGATAAGGAGGATGAGTACGGACAGGCATTGCTCACCTGGCGTGCACGCTTTTTTGCTGTTTGTTCAAAGTACGATCTAAGTCCTGCGACAGCTTGTATCCGTTTTGGTTTGTCTGCTCCGGGAGTGAAGAGTATAGCATTGAATACTAGCAGGCCAGAGCAGGTTGCAAAGAATTTGATGATGACGAAAGCGGAAATTCCTCAGGCGTTCTGGAAGGAGATTCTATTGTTATAA
- a CDS encoding PAS domain-containing sensor histidine kinase, which produces MNVFSSAPELDLNALFNHASVGIMVTDEDGYIIKANPFLLKMFGYENHQLENQKIEVLIPQRYHASHTARRSHYMKKPDNRQMGHGSEFEAIKKSGEIFSVEVSLSPYQQHGKKYITAFVNDITLRKKAEAELLEAKAKDLIMEVNLSREIQLNELKTKFVSMASHEFRIPLSAILSSSYLISQYGQRGNFDQQEKHINKIKNAVSLLTGILNNFLSIEKIEEGKITPTIKEVAIEDYLTNICEEISPLTSPEQQIIYTHTGGLTIYTDTVLLRHIITNLLSNAIKFSPKQKNIYMYSQCTDTEFEIKVVDQGIGIPLASQANIFDRFFRASNSGNIQGTGLGLSIIASYVKLLKGTISFESEEGKGTTFVVRFDCFLE; this is translated from the coding sequence ATGAATGTATTTAGTTCTGCTCCGGAATTAGATTTGAATGCGCTATTCAATCATGCATCTGTCGGGATCATGGTAACAGATGAAGATGGATATATTATAAAGGCCAATCCATTTTTATTGAAAATGTTCGGGTATGAAAACCACCAACTGGAAAACCAGAAAATCGAAGTACTCATACCGCAAAGGTATCATGCCAGCCATACTGCCAGGAGGAGCCATTACATGAAAAAACCCGATAACAGGCAGATGGGACATGGCTCAGAGTTTGAGGCAATAAAAAAAAGCGGGGAAATATTTTCGGTTGAAGTAAGCCTCAGTCCATATCAGCAGCATGGGAAAAAATATATAACAGCCTTTGTAAACGATATCACCCTGCGCAAAAAAGCAGAAGCCGAATTACTTGAAGCAAAAGCAAAAGATCTGATTATGGAAGTGAATCTCTCGCGGGAAATACAGCTAAATGAGCTAAAGACAAAGTTTGTCTCGATGGCCTCGCATGAATTCCGTATTCCTCTCAGTGCAATTCTTTCGTCGTCTTATCTTATATCGCAATATGGACAGAGAGGTAATTTTGATCAACAGGAAAAACATATCAATAAAATAAAAAACGCAGTCAGTTTATTAACCGGTATTCTGAACAACTTCCTATCTATTGAAAAAATCGAAGAAGGAAAGATCACACCCACCATTAAAGAAGTAGCAATTGAAGATTACCTCACTAACATCTGTGAAGAGATCAGCCCACTTACCAGTCCCGAACAGCAGATTATTTACACGCATACAGGAGGACTTACTATATATACAGATACAGTACTCTTAAGGCATATAATCACCAATCTGTTGTCAAACGCAATTAAATTTTCACCTAAGCAAAAGAATATTTATATGTATAGCCAATGTACGGACACCGAATTTGAAATTAAGGTGGTGGATCAGGGCATTGGTATTCCTTTAGCATCCCAGGCAAATATATTTGACCGCTTTTTCAGGGCATCCAATTCTGGTAATATTCAGGGAACTGGATTAGGGCTGAGTATTATAGCCAGTTATGTAAAATTGCTTAAAGGAACTATTTCTTTTGAAAGTGAGGAAGGAAAAGGGACTACGTTTGTTGTTAGATTTGATTGTTTTCTGGAATAA
- a CDS encoding L-rhamnose mutarotase yields the protein MTQFKRYCLALDLKDDPQMMSEYEDWHKPSNSWREITDSIMDAGVVSMQIYRVFNRLFMIMEVDHTFSFERKKEMDHANEKVRKWEEIMDKYQQLLPGTTPGTKWVLMEKIYDLNNISQ from the coding sequence ATGACACAATTTAAAAGATATTGTCTTGCATTGGATCTGAAAGACGATCCGCAAATGATGAGTGAATATGAGGACTGGCATAAGCCGTCAAATTCCTGGCGTGAAATTACCGATAGTATAATGGATGCAGGTGTCGTCAGTATGCAGATTTATCGGGTGTTTAATCGCTTATTCATGATTATGGAAGTAGATCATACTTTTAGTTTTGAGCGTAAAAAAGAAATGGATCATGCAAATGAAAAAGTGCGGAAATGGGAAGAAATAATGGATAAGTATCAGCAGTTATTACCGGGAACTACTCCCGGAACAAAGTGGGTGTTGATGGAAAAAATTTATGATCTAAATAATATCAGCCAATGA
- a CDS encoding AraC family transcriptional regulator — translation MRNRFTFSLLNTDYVQLNESWNYLNVISPFYRLYLIDDGIGHLSNPEKQITLEKGNLYLIPSFTMFNQTCLSNLSQYYIHFIEESSDGSSLFAASRKLLQTEATVADIELFKRLIAINPGRDLRKSDNPKVYEKSNILKGFQEANSRLNISTILETQGLIQILLSRFLNCKDFANENKNPIPSRIMEAINHIQTNLSGNISVEELAARANLSTDHFSRSFYQHTGQRPLQFIQQKRIERAQFLILTSNFSFAEIAEQTGFESLSYFARVFKCTTGQTPGVYRDSHAYNI, via the coding sequence ATGAGGAACCGATTTACATTCTCATTACTGAATACAGACTATGTACAATTGAATGAGAGTTGGAACTATCTCAATGTGATCAGTCCGTTTTACCGTTTATATCTCATAGATGATGGTATTGGACATCTTTCAAATCCTGAAAAACAAATTACACTAGAAAAGGGGAACCTATATCTCATACCGAGCTTTACTATGTTCAACCAGACATGCCTTTCCAACCTCAGCCAATATTACATTCATTTTATAGAGGAATCGTCGGATGGAAGTTCCCTTTTTGCAGCAAGTAGAAAACTACTACAAACCGAAGCAACTGTTGCTGATATAGAACTATTCAAAAGGCTCATTGCTATAAATCCGGGCAGAGATCTCCGGAAATCTGACAACCCTAAAGTCTATGAAAAAAGTAATATACTGAAAGGTTTCCAGGAAGCCAACTCCCGGTTGAACATATCGACTATCCTGGAAACGCAGGGATTAATACAAATCTTATTATCCAGGTTTCTAAACTGTAAGGATTTTGCCAATGAAAACAAAAACCCGATTCCTTCCAGAATTATGGAAGCAATCAATCATATACAGACTAATTTATCCGGAAATATTTCTGTAGAAGAACTGGCTGCCCGGGCCAACCTAAGCACAGATCACTTTTCCAGATCTTTTTATCAGCATACCGGCCAGCGTCCGCTTCAGTTTATTCAGCAAAAACGTATAGAACGTGCACAGTTCTTAATTCTAACATCCAATTTTTCATTTGCGGAAATCGCTGAACAAACAGGATTTGAAAGCTTAAGCTATTTTGCCCGGGTTTTTAAATGCACGACAGGACAAACACCCGGGGTTTACAGAGATAGCCATGCTTATAACATATAA
- a CDS encoding zinc-dependent alcohol dehydrogenase family protein: MKALVYKSTGKVMLEEKEKPGLIASTDAIVKVIKTTICGTDLHILKGDVKEVVHGTILGHEGIGIVEETGSNVSNFQKGDHVLISCITSCGKCEYCRKGMYSHCRNGGWILGHLIDGTQAEYVRIPYADTSLYHIPAGTNEESLVMLSDILPTGYECGVLNGQVQPGTTVAIVGAGPIGLAALTTAQFFSPAIIIMIDTDNNRLEVAKQMGATHAINSSQENAIKAIMALTEYEGVDTAMEAVGIPATFELCTQIIRPGGKIANIGVHGKSVSLALEDLWSKNITITTRLVDTYTTPMLLKTVTSNKLDPGVFITHRFKLSEIETAYNTFGNAAKEKALKVIISNEL; the protein is encoded by the coding sequence ATGAAAGCACTCGTTTACAAGAGCACCGGCAAGGTAATGCTTGAAGAAAAAGAAAAACCAGGACTGATTGCATCGACAGATGCTATCGTGAAGGTTATAAAAACAACCATCTGTGGTACAGACCTGCATATATTAAAGGGAGATGTAAAGGAGGTCGTGCACGGTACCATCCTTGGACATGAAGGCATAGGGATCGTGGAAGAAACAGGGAGTAATGTCAGCAATTTCCAAAAAGGAGACCATGTATTGATCTCATGTATTACATCCTGTGGTAAGTGTGAATACTGCAGGAAAGGGATGTATTCCCATTGCAGGAACGGCGGCTGGATACTGGGGCACCTGATAGATGGGACACAGGCAGAATATGTGAGAATACCTTATGCAGATACAAGCCTGTACCATATACCCGCAGGCACAAATGAAGAGTCCCTGGTCATGTTGAGTGATATTCTGCCTACGGGTTATGAATGCGGGGTACTGAACGGACAGGTACAACCGGGTACAACAGTGGCAATAGTGGGTGCAGGACCAATAGGACTGGCAGCGCTTACCACAGCGCAGTTCTTTTCTCCTGCCATTATCATTATGATTGACACTGATAATAACCGTCTGGAAGTGGCTAAACAAATGGGCGCGACCCATGCAATTAACAGTAGCCAGGAAAATGCGATCAAAGCTATTATGGCCCTTACTGAATATGAAGGGGTAGATACAGCTATGGAAGCTGTGGGAATACCGGCCACATTTGAATTGTGTACACAAATCATCCGGCCCGGCGGTAAAATTGCCAATATAGGTGTACATGGTAAGTCAGTATCCCTGGCGCTGGAAGATTTATGGTCAAAGAATATCACTATTACTACCAGGCTGGTAGATACCTATACCACGCCAATGCTACTAAAAACAGTTACCAGCAATAAATTGGATCCGGGAGTATTTATAACACACCGGTTTAAATTATCTGAAATAGAAACTGCGTACAACACATTTGGCAATGCTGCAAAAGAAAAAGCACTGAAGGTAATTATTAGCAATGAACTATAA
- a CDS encoding AAA family ATPase has product MVIIVTGLPGSGKSYLAVRLADELQAAYASSDRIRKKMIPNRTYSVKEKESVYDEMCNRMVAAIQAERDIVLDATFYRDSLREKFILEAGPESQIRLIEVTAAESLIKERLGQKRADSEANFHVYQQLKAQYEPIHVPHLTLVSTNNNIGEMLDSALKYIRSNHDQGADQ; this is encoded by the coding sequence ATGGTAATCATCGTCACAGGATTGCCTGGATCAGGAAAAAGCTACCTGGCAGTACGTTTGGCTGATGAACTGCAGGCTGCCTATGCCAGTAGCGATCGTATCAGGAAAAAGATGATACCTAACCGCACTTACTCCGTCAAGGAGAAAGAAAGCGTATATGACGAAATGTGTAACAGAATGGTGGCAGCCATCCAGGCAGAAAGAGACATAGTACTGGATGCTACATTTTACAGGGATAGCCTCCGGGAAAAGTTCATCCTGGAAGCCGGTCCGGAGAGCCAGATCCGCCTTATTGAAGTAACTGCAGCAGAATCGCTTATAAAAGAGAGATTGGGGCAAAAAAGAGCCGACAGTGAGGCTAACTTTCATGTGTATCAACAATTAAAAGCGCAATATGAACCCATACATGTACCTCACCTGACCCTCGTTTCGACAAACAATAATATAGGTGAAATGCTCGATTCAGCATTAAAATATATAAGATCAAACCATGACCAGGGAGCAGATCAATAA
- a CDS encoding response regulator, which translates to MATILVIEDNQAIRENIIEILEMANYKVLEAGDGKKGLTLAETQHPDLIVCDLALPILDGYVVLQMLNRSDTPCKVPFIFLTARAERSEIRKGMDMGADDYITKPFTPSELLSAIECQLKKSAHTRHHVVAMPPVISNTMEEEPFKALIKDRNIKTFKNKQIIYQEGNHPSYLYFILKGFVKSFRIDEDGKEFITGLFKEGDFLGYIPILDKTHFSDSAQAIDHVVLAVIPISDFEELTNLNKHAQEQIIRMLTHTIEEKEVQLLRVAYDSLRKRAADTLLSVFNKYNVAGDNNVGIKFSRGNLAAIAGVAKESFARTLADFRDEHLIDIRKGVIYLLDIGKLNQLSN; encoded by the coding sequence ATGGCTACAATACTCGTTATTGAAGATAACCAGGCTATACGAGAAAATATCATTGAGATACTTGAAATGGCAAATTATAAAGTTTTAGAAGCCGGCGATGGAAAAAAAGGATTAACGCTTGCAGAAACGCAACATCCGGATCTCATCGTGTGCGACCTGGCATTGCCTATCCTGGATGGCTATGTAGTCTTACAAATGTTAAACAGAAGCGATACACCCTGTAAGGTGCCTTTTATTTTTCTGACAGCAAGGGCTGAAAGATCAGAAATACGTAAAGGTATGGACATGGGAGCTGATGATTACATCACCAAGCCGTTTACCCCGTCAGAGTTGTTAAGTGCCATTGAATGCCAGCTAAAAAAATCGGCCCACACCAGGCATCATGTAGTAGCAATGCCACCAGTCATTTCCAATACAATGGAAGAAGAACCCTTTAAAGCCCTCATCAAAGACCGTAATATCAAAACGTTTAAAAATAAACAAATTATTTACCAGGAAGGAAACCACCCTTCCTATCTTTATTTTATTTTGAAAGGATTTGTAAAATCCTTCAGGATTGATGAAGATGGAAAAGAATTTATTACCGGATTATTTAAGGAAGGTGATTTTCTCGGATATATTCCTATACTTGACAAAACCCACTTCAGCGATTCGGCGCAGGCTATTGATCACGTGGTGCTGGCAGTTATTCCGATTAGTGACTTCGAAGAATTGACCAACCTAAATAAACATGCCCAGGAACAGATCATCAGAATGTTGACGCATACCATTGAGGAAAAAGAAGTCCAACTCTTAAGAGTGGCTTACGATTCATTAAGAAAGAGAGCCGCAGATACCCTACTTTCCGTCTTCAATAAGTATAATGTGGCAGGAGATAACAACGTAGGAATAAAATTCAGCAGGGGAAACCTTGCGGCAATCGCAGGTGTGGCAAAAGAATCCTTTGCCCGTACACTAGCAGATTTTCGGGATGAACACCTGATTGACATCAGGAAAGGGGTTATCTATTTGCTCGATATTGGTAAACTGAACCAATTGAGTAATTAA
- a CDS encoding alpha-L-fucosidase, which produces MNRRNLIKQIGIAGAAMLLPGRLQAFSESREGMIKGPFQPTWSSLEKFRTPEWFRDAKFGIWAHWGPQCQAESGDWYARHMYIEGHRQYNIHLKKYGHPSKFGFKDVINEWKAESWNPDALVALYKKAGAKYFIALANHHDNLDLYDSKYQPVWNSLKVGPKKDLVGGWVKAAKNQGLHFGVSVHAAHTWSWMETAQRADKQGAYAGIPYDGKLSKKEGKGTWWEGLDPQDLYAQNHPLSENSYDNGMIHRQWGWGNGVCPPSPAYCEKFYNRTVDLIDKYDPDLIYFDDTALPLWPASDAGLRIAAHYYNRSLKTRKSLEVVINGKILDEQQRKCMVWDIERGQSNSIEPLPWQTDTCIGDWHYDREIFERKGYKSSKMVIQMLVDIVSKNGNLLLNIPVRGNGTIDEEERKIVEEIGEWMSANGESIYGTRPWKVFGEGPALENAAPLSAQGFNEGKGRPYTDKDIRFVSKGDTLYATVMEWPDNGRIMIKTLATGSAHYPGTISRISLPGNSSSLKFNRSSNGLEVELPERSGLLSYALPLKIN; this is translated from the coding sequence ATGAATAGAAGAAATTTAATCAAACAAATTGGCATAGCAGGCGCTGCTATGCTGTTGCCCGGAAGGTTACAGGCTTTTTCTGAAAGTAGAGAAGGGATGATAAAAGGTCCTTTTCAGCCTACATGGTCCTCGCTGGAAAAGTTCCGCACGCCTGAGTGGTTTCGCGATGCAAAGTTTGGTATATGGGCACATTGGGGACCGCAATGCCAGGCTGAGAGTGGAGATTGGTATGCACGTCATATGTACATAGAAGGACACAGGCAGTATAATATTCATTTGAAAAAATACGGACATCCTTCCAAATTTGGTTTCAAGGATGTAATCAACGAATGGAAAGCCGAAAGCTGGAATCCCGATGCGCTTGTTGCGCTTTATAAAAAGGCCGGAGCTAAATATTTTATTGCACTCGCCAACCATCACGATAACCTGGACCTATACGACAGTAAGTATCAGCCGGTCTGGAACAGTCTGAAGGTTGGACCTAAAAAGGACCTGGTTGGCGGATGGGTAAAAGCAGCAAAAAACCAGGGATTACATTTTGGGGTAAGCGTACACGCTGCGCATACCTGGAGCTGGATGGAAACTGCACAAAGGGCAGATAAACAAGGGGCATATGCCGGTATCCCTTATGACGGGAAGCTCAGTAAAAAGGAAGGGAAAGGCACCTGGTGGGAAGGATTGGATCCGCAGGACCTCTATGCCCAGAATCATCCTTTGAGTGAAAATAGTTACGACAATGGCATGATTCATCGCCAGTGGGGCTGGGGGAATGGGGTTTGCCCTCCCTCACCGGCATATTGTGAAAAATTTTATAACCGGACTGTGGATCTTATTGACAAGTATGATCCTGATCTGATTTATTTTGATGATACAGCACTGCCGCTATGGCCGGCGAGCGATGCTGGATTACGTATAGCAGCTCATTATTACAACCGGAGTCTGAAAACGCGGAAGTCACTTGAAGTGGTTATAAACGGGAAAATCCTGGATGAACAGCAGCGCAAATGTATGGTTTGGGATATTGAACGGGGGCAAAGTAATAGTATAGAACCCTTACCGTGGCAAACAGACACATGTATAGGAGATTGGCATTACGACAGGGAGATCTTCGAAAGGAAGGGCTATAAAAGCTCCAAAATGGTTATTCAGATGTTGGTTGACATAGTCAGTAAAAACGGGAACCTGTTATTGAATATTCCGGTAAGGGGAAATGGTACCATCGATGAAGAGGAACGGAAGATCGTGGAGGAAATAGGAGAGTGGATGTCTGCAAATGGTGAAAGTATTTATGGCACCAGACCCTGGAAAGTATTTGGCGAAGGACCGGCATTAGAAAATGCGGCACCGTTAAGTGCACAGGGTTTTAATGAAGGGAAGGGGCGACCCTATACTGATAAGGATATAAGGTTTGTATCTAAGGGTGATACCCTGTATGCAACGGTGATGGAATGGCCGGATAATGGCCGGATAATGATTAAAACGCTTGCTACAGGCAGTGCCCACTACCCCGGTACCATTAGCAGAATCTCATTACCCGGAAATAGTTCGTCTTTAAAATTCAACCGCAGTTCGAACGGATTAGAAGTAGAATTACCTGAACGATCAGGTTTACTGTCTTATGCCCTGCCGCTGAAAATAAACTAA